The following DNA comes from Rosa rugosa chromosome 5, drRosRugo1.1, whole genome shotgun sequence.
ATTTCCACCAATTAGAATTCAACAACTAtcaaaataatattaatataaataaaaatattaatttaaataaatattaattattcggatcggttcggtttttttcggcCGGTTTACTCACTAAACCCGCTTCCAAACCGGAGAAATCCGGTCCGGTTCGGTCAAGTCattttttcccccttatttcATCCGGTTCGGTCCCCAAGCCGGtttttcgggccggttcggccggttttggaCCTTCGGTTCGGTTTATGCCCACCCCTACCTCTAGGAATGCTTGGAAATCATATCGAGAAAGGCTTTCCCTATAGGCATTGGAATCCTTTGGAGGTCAAATCGAAATGGCCTATAATTATCCATTAAGGCAATTGATAATtcagagaagaggttttgttagccaaaactgaaatttttgacagatttaaccctaatagattaaaaaactttgagaataaattaaatcacaagggtaaatacGACAATTGTAAagtagatttttattaagaaaattaaaaagaaattatccCACGATCCTCATTTTTATCTCCCACTATTAACTCTCTGCaataattgttttattttattttttctatttaaaaaaaaaaaaaaaaaaaaaaaacttaactcACCCACggcccacccttacatatgtcagtgagaatcgaacccacaaCCTCTACAATGTtgaaattataatttaccaacaggtCACTTAAATAAAGAACTATTACAATAAGGCTAGTCTCTATAAATAAAACCAACCCAAAAGTACTGTTCATAAAACACTTCTAAAATTCCAAGCCCCGAAAGCATAAAGCACAACTTCAACCTTAAAGATGGAAAAAATGATCAAATGATTGATCGAATAAAGTTGGAAAAGCTACAAAATGCAAAGGAAAATTGGACCCAGGATCAAGATATAGATTGGAGAAAATACAAACAATTTGAAGCATAAAAGACGTGGGTTCAACTTTAACTATAAACTTTAATTTCAGTATATATCAAAGATGCACGCAATTATGGTATAAATACTGATCGAATAAAGTTGGAAATTTCCTTAGCTGTAAAATGCAAAGGGAAACTGGAAAACTTTTATCAAATTAAATCTTTTGGAAAGGAGGTTAGATACTTTATTGCTAGACTAGCCTCTTATCACAAGCTTAGGCGTGTGTCAATTGGCTTTTCTGAcgttcatttaaaaaaaatggtTTAGATAATTTCTTTTTGAGAAGTTTTATATACATACCCCCAATTCCTTAATGCACACCCCTTATATTTTTTTGTCATCAAACTTCCTTCTATACCCTCCtcatcaataaataaataataactaAAAACGGAGAAGAATCCacgaaaataaaataagaattaaatgctttatatatcaaaatattaataaaatataagttaaattttctccttgtcTTCATGATACAATCGATCTCTCTGCAAGATCATACGTGAACGTCATTGACAAATGAAATAATTATAGTCCACGTGAATAACTAGCAAGCAACCAAATTGGTTGAGACATTAAAAGAGGTTATAAAACCATCAAATATATCTTGCATAcatgaatacatcatcaataatCACTTCGTTTGCCAAACAACTACCATGACTCATTCTTTACCGATTTTAATATTAACCATGACTATATGGATCATGAAAATATTGACATATATGTAATCTTCTAGCGATATACCAACCTCATTGATGTGGGAAAGAAGAAAGGTAATTACTAATTACCTTATTGATATGTGGCCGAATTAATTAGCAATTAATTCCACAATAAGTTAAAAAATTATAGTAAAAGaatgtattaaataaaaatttaagatACATAgccaatgaatttttttttttgtttgaccATTTATTTATTTCATGAAGAGGGGCATAGATGAAAGTTTGATtaaaaattagacaaaaaaatatagggtgtgcattaagtaattgaaGGGTTAAAACTTCTCTTTATTTCTTCCTCAAActgcaataaaaaataaagagtaATACAGTTTGTGGTGGTAATTAAATAGCAGTTGGTGATCCATTGCTCACACGTCTAGTAAAAGTCCTCCCATGTTGAGATTAACagtttcttctcttttattttttttttcttttttctttttctcttgtcctttttttcaatttcatatttttaatttactGTTTTATCCATTATTTATTAAAGTTTATAGTCTTAGAGTTTTAATTAACCAAGGGCAATTGTagggtttttgaaaatttaacctTAAGCCTTATTGGCTTAATATTGCTAGATACTAAATTGCTAGTTGTACAATATTCTATTGAAAAAGGTCAAAGAACTGTTGAAATTGGTCACAAAAGTGGTATAGAATAAGTGAGATATCTTGCATTTGAATAATgaatactattattaagagaatatgtgttgttAGCCAAGATAAAAAAAGTTTGACAGAAATGATcataaaaaattttaaaaaaattaaaattaattaaatcgTATGGACAATTATAATAGTTATAAACTACTGGACGGATTAATGAACCTGATACTAGAGTTGTACTAAGGAGAAACTCTAGCTAAGAGTTAGTTCCCAcgtgatgtttttttttttaggggaatggAAGACTGATCTATTGATATAAAATCATACGACCTaactcggtcaagcatgaagggtacaaacacccctcatattacaatcaTTGCTCAGGTAGTGCACTGACTGCACATAAAAAATGAATACTAGCCTAGACTACTACGCCTTGAACAATAAGAAGCTACAACACAAAAAAATCAGTACATCCGCCTAAGACCCTTATGGTGTACATCAGTACTGATCCATGGGCACATTGTAACGTCCTAAAGAACAAAGTATACAGGGCCAAGACCCACTGCACCCACCAGTAAGAGATGGAGCATTACCtaacaacaaaaaaagaaattgggCCCAAAACACAGCCCAGACCCAAAGGCACTCAAACCCTCGCCAAACTTCCAAGCTGCAGCAGCCACCACGGTTACAAGACTCTAGCCACCGCCACGAGTAGCCGTCGGCCACCATCCACTCCTCCATCATCGCCAGCACGCCGACAAGAGCACCTCCCCGCATGGTTCCGAAGCACCCATCAGATATACGATCCGAAGAAGCCCGTCGAAACCCCGCCTCACACTATCCTGCTAGCTGCCGCCGATCAAGGGAAAGAACACCGGTACCAGCAGGCTGCTCCCTCTAGAATCTCTTAGCGATCAGAAAAAGTAGGACCACCACAAGGCTTGCAAGCTCGTCAGTGTTCGATCCACGCCGCCGCAGCACAGGCTGAGATACGGCCATAAAAAAAGATCCCCGCCCGGCTGCACTCACCACTCACCACTCACCGACCAGGCAAAAGCCTGGCACGGCGCGGGAGCTGCCGGACGAGAGCCTCCAAGCTTACccaaaaaccctagccgccctctaactgagagagagagagagagagagagagagagagagagagagagagagagagagagagagagagagagagagagagagaggctatTTATCATGTATTTTGTTCCCACGTGATGTTTATCTAAGATATTACAGATAATTCCAAAGTAGTTTAGATAAGCTTAATCTTTGTACTTGATAATCACAAATGTAATTATATACACtatcttttctctgcaataattGTTTTCTTCCATTAtcttatcttttttattttctaaaaaaaaaattacaaatctTCATGTGTGGAGGAATGCTAGTTATTATTTAATCCGAGCAGATGCCCCTCCGAACATCCGAACCCTAACAAAAAGTAATTCTCCCATGATGGAGTCATCTCCGGCGTCTAGTCTCCTCCCTCAACAACACCACGCCTACGTCTCTGAGCTCCTCTCCTTCCCCCTCGCTCGCCTTAACAAGGAACCGGAGCTTCTCCGGCTCCACGAGGACCGAATCCAGAGCCAAATCCAAGACTTGATGGCTGGTAATTACCGAGCATTAGTTCACGCTGCGCATACCTCTTTGTCAGTTCAAGACGAACTATCTTCCATTGACAAGAATCTTAAATCTCTGACGTTGGAGAAGATCCCCGAGTTAACGAATGCATGCACCGAGTTTGTTGACACtttggagaagaggaagaagatgaaccaAACACAGCACTTACTTGAAATCCCTCAACTAATGGAAACATGTGTGAGGGATGAGAACTATGATGAGGCTCTAGAGTTAGAAGCCTTTGTTCGCAAGCTTTCGACTATGCACCCCAAATTGGCAGTTGTTAGAGATCTGGCTGAACAGGTCAGGAAGATCACTCAATCTCTTGTGTCCCAGCTTCTTCAGAAACTTCGTTCGGATTTCGAGAAACCCGAGGCTGAATACTGCCTCCAGATTGTTGGATATTTACGTAGAGCAGAAGTGTATAGTGAGTATGAACTGCGGTTGCAGTTTTTGAGATGTAGGCAGGCATGGCTTACAGGAATGTTGGAGGATTTGGATGAGAGAAACCCTTACGAGTACCTCAAGGGGATGATTAGTTGTCACAGAAAGCATCTAGTTGATATTGTTAATCAATGTGTGTTGGTAAATTACGATGAAGATGATGGTGGTCTTCTCAATAGTTGGCTTATGCACCAAGTAACCTCACACCTTGAGACTCTCAAAATTCTGCTTCCAAATATAAGCGACGGAGTGTCGCTATCTAATATTCTAGAGGAATCCATGTATTGCGGCATGGTGCTTGGTAGGGTGATTGGGCTAGATTTCAGGGGTATGCTACCACCAATTTTCGAAGAGGCGGTTGTCAACATGTTCTCAAACAATGTGAGTAGAGCAGTTGAAGGTTTTCAGTTGGTTTTGGATTCACATCGTTGGGTTCTACTACCAGCTATAGCAAATAGtagtgttggtggtggtggtaatgatgatgatgacgacgTAATTGAACCTCCGTATTGTCTTATGGATCATCCACCTCTGGCTGTTTTTGTTAATGGAGTGTCTGCGGCGATGAATGAGCTCCGGCCCTGTGCACCCTTAAGTTTGAAGCATGAGCTTTCTAAAGAGTTGATCAAGGGATTGAAGGCTGTTTCCGACAATTTGATGACTTACAATGCAACATCTGGGATACTACTGAGAGAAAACAAAGAGTCTGAACTTTTTCTCTCACTTTGTCAAGCATTCATTGAGATTACTTACCCACATTGTGCCAAGTGCTTTGGTCGCTGTTACCCTGGCGGAGCTGCTTCAGTCATGGATGCTAAGAGTTTATGTGACAGCATTCGCCGCCTAGTGATGACAGTCTCTCCCAGACCAAAACCTCCAATTGGTAATAGAGACGGAAATGAAAACTACTGAGAATGTTGATAGATGGTGTAACAACTGACAGCCCCGATCTATTGTACTTCATTTCCTCTATTGTACGCATGCTCATCACTCAATTAGTTTGGAAATCCCAAAGAAAAAGGGTGACTGCATAGAAACTTAAAAACTTCCCTAATATGTGAACCAGGTAGTTTTTGGTaaattgcttcttttttttattctggGATTAATTAAGCAAATTAGTTTTGATGATTAACTCAGAATTCTGAGATGCTATAATGGAATTGGAACCTTTCAAGTTTTCACTTCTATATGTTAGTTCTACCAATTGAAGTTTCAGACCAGAATCTCATGAAAGAAAAGTTTAATGAGTTATTAGCGTTTCCATTGAATTTGTTGTACACCATCTTCATCTAAGCTTGTTCACAAATATTTCATTCTTGAACATTCAATTTGTTCTACAAGAGTGATACAAATCAGACTCTTCCTCAGACGAAAGATTCCAAGAAGGGTTGCAAAAACATATGATTTACACATTTTGCTCCTCCTTCAATTCTAATCCTATACATACAAGTGGGAAGGGAGGTTTATCTAGAATACATTTGAGTGGATAGTAGATACTAATCAAGTTATAAAGTTGGTTAGAAACGACTGCTCAAACCTGTATTGAATTCAAGGCATTAAGAATTATCAAAACTCTAGGACCAACTGATGCCCTACTCTACAGGAAGCCAGGCCCCAGCACAATATTGAAAACTTGCTGGTGATGCTCGAACAACTAAGAGGCCTGCAGATTTGCAATTTGCAGCTTCTGTGAAGCAAAAGGAGAACTATGACTCTGGTTTAGATTTGAAGAACTTCGCCACGGCTTGATACAGATTCTCTTCCTCAAATGGCTTTGAGACATATCCATCCATACCACATTTTAGGCACTCATCATAAGTGGCATGGATAACATCAGCGGTCATAGCTAATACTGGCAAATGCCACTCACCCTTTCTTGCAACTCCTTCCAATCCACCATTTATCTCCCCATTTGCCTTGCTCTCCATCTGCCGAATTCTACGAGTTGCCTCAAAACTGCAAACAAAAGAAACTTTCAGAAATTTTAAACAAGGAATTTTCAACAATCTAAATACT
Coding sequences within:
- the LOC133709195 gene encoding conserved oligomeric Golgi complex subunit 8-like, with amino-acid sequence MESSPASSLLPQQHHAYVSELLSFPLARLNKEPELLRLHEDRIQSQIQDLMAGNYRALVHAAHTSLSVQDELSSIDKNLKSLTLEKIPELTNACTEFVDTLEKRKKMNQTQHLLEIPQLMETCVRDENYDEALELEAFVRKLSTMHPKLAVVRDLAEQVRKITQSLVSQLLQKLRSDFEKPEAEYCLQIVGYLRRAEVYSEYELRLQFLRCRQAWLTGMLEDLDERNPYEYLKGMISCHRKHLVDIVNQCVLVNYDEDDGGLLNSWLMHQVTSHLETLKILLPNISDGVSLSNILEESMYCGMVLGRVIGLDFRGMLPPIFEEAVVNMFSNNVSRAVEGFQLVLDSHRWVLLPAIANSSVGGGGNDDDDDVIEPPYCLMDHPPLAVFVNGVSAAMNELRPCAPLSLKHELSKELIKGLKAVSDNLMTYNATSGILLRENKESELFLSLCQAFIEITYPHCAKCFGRCYPGGAASVMDAKSLCDSIRRLVMTVSPRPKPPIGNRDGNENY